In one Deltaproteobacteria bacterium genomic region, the following are encoded:
- a CDS encoding ribbon-helix-helix protein, CopG family — protein MSQITARLPDELVASLDDAAARLRRTRAEVVRQAIEYYLDDFEDIARAIDVLRDPADPVLDWEQVKRDLLHQY, from the coding sequence ATGAGCCAGATCACTGCAAGACTGCCGGATGAGCTGGTGGCGTCGCTGGATGATGCGGCCGCACGGCTGCGACGAACTCGCGCCGAAGTAGTGCGACAGGCCATTGAGTATTACCTGGATGATTTCGAGGATATCGCGCGAGCCATAGACGTGCTACGGGATCCTGCCGATCCCGTTCTGGACTGGGAGCAGGTCAAGCGTGACTTACTCCATCAGTATTAA
- a CDS encoding type II toxin-antitoxin system RelE/ParE family toxin, with amino-acid sequence MTYSISIKQSAAKSLAMIANEERQRIIAAIDQLRDNPTAGSVLKGEFSGLRRIRVGNYRVVYEVQEQQLVVLVIRIGNRRDVYR; translated from the coding sequence GTGACTTACTCCATCAGTATTAAGCAAAGCGCCGCCAAATCGCTGGCGATGATAGCCAACGAGGAACGGCAGCGCATCATCGCTGCCATCGATCAGTTGAGGGACAATCCAACAGCTGGCAGTGTGCTCAAGGGCGAGTTTTCCGGCCTGCGACGCATCCGGGTCGGGAATTACCGGGTCGTGTATGAGGTGCAAGAGCAACAGCTGGTTGTGCTGGTCATTCGCATTGGCAATCGGAGGGACGTGTACCGGTGA